One window from the genome of Nicotiana sylvestris chromosome 9, ASM39365v2, whole genome shotgun sequence encodes:
- the LOC138877583 gene encoding uncharacterized protein yields MRDKVQWPKEMRSNPYRRNPKFWCEFHNDHGHKTADYRLLQGEVENLLKQGYLTELFSEKGKQTYMKNRQEPPKPPSPKRTVNVISGREEINGVTFTVAKKVSKITVTYGKRVRQVLEGDNITFDDADGDGVLTPYNDALVISLLVHDTNVKRILIDPGSFVNIILLRVVNDMQANDKLVPKAWTLFGFDNSSVVTKGDIILTTFTEGVVKDTKIQVIEMDMTCNMILGRPWIHEIDAVPSTLHQVIKFPS; encoded by the coding sequence ATGAGAGATAAGGTACagtggccaaaagaaatgagatcgaacCCATATAGGAGGAATCCTAAATtttggtgcgagtttcacaaTGATCATGGTCACAAAACGGCGGACTATAGATTGTTACAAGGTGAAGTAGagaatttattaaaacaaggttaCTTAACTGAATTGTTTAGTGAAAAGGGAAAGCAAACATACATGAAGAACAGACAGGAACCACCAAAACCTCCATCGCCAAAGAGAACAGTTAATGTTATAAGTGGAAGGGAAGAGATTAATGGCGTAACATTTACGGTAGCAAAGAAGGTGTCAAAAATCACGGTCACCTACGGGAAGCGAGTTCGTCAAGTTTTGGAAGGAGATAatattacatttgatgatgcagatggaGATGGCGTGCTGACCCCatacaatgatgcactggtaatatctttacttgtacatgacactaatgtaaaacgaattttgattgatccaggtagttttgTGAATATCATTCTGCTGAGAGTGGTAAACGATATGCAAGCCAATGATAAATTGGTACCCAAAGCGTGGACCTTGTTTGGTTTTGACAACTCAAGCGTTGTAACAAAAGGGGATATAATACTCACCACATTCACAGAAGGAGTAGTCAAAGACACCAAAATTCAAGTGATAGAAATGGATATGACGTGCAATATGATTCTCGGcagaccatggattcacgaaatAGATGCTGTTCCGTCTACCCTACATCAAGTTATCAAGTTTCCTTCATAA